From Hevea brasiliensis isolate MT/VB/25A 57/8 unplaced genomic scaffold, ASM3005281v1 Scaf9, whole genome shotgun sequence, one genomic window encodes:
- the LOC110660278 gene encoding cuscuta receptor 1 isoform X4, translated as MGLNQLWVSVVMLLFLQGARWCDCCWEDERIALLKLKAYFNYPNGNAMSSWEKIPNCCYWEYVACSPITRRVTSLYPWRDGRLGDWYLNTSFFLPFKELNDLSLEQINILGCVKNEGFERLWSLGNLESLDLSFNKFNNSILPSLSGLSSLKSLTLDNNRLKGKINIQELNNLTSLKELNLQGNEIEGLKSSHGLRNLELLDLSYNRLNNSMLSSLKRLSSLKSLNLEYNLLEGKLNVEELGALSNLEELHLSGNQIIKFEALRGLSKLRKLILNNMTTNERSPSLLHSLGAFPYLKTLYLQYNNFHEKIFAQESENFTNLEELFLDSSSLNEESLTSLGALPSLKLLSLGSLRDNLPHQGLPSFKKLEHLHLDFSTIKNNVLHTISKMISLKTLSLVYCGLSGTIPATQGICELKHLQMLDVSYNDLSGTLPWCLANLTSLQRLYLISNHFTGKIFPVGGLTSIQELKLSGNHFQIPISLSPFFNHTRLKHLQGEDNEVYTELEVHNLIPKFQLETLVLPCLGYGGAFPKFLYHQHNLRVVDLSHIKMKGGFPFWLLDNNTNLEELSLANNSLSGPLQLPSHLHMRLSNLDISNNGFHGHIPMAIGASFPMLLNLKMSRNGFSGSIPSSLSNISFLEVLQLDGNRFSGCIPDNLYKCSYLEMLDVSDNHLSCRIPGSMSNVSSLKVLDLSRNNIFGSLPSYINPSSLVLVYLSYNRLQGSIKNAFYGCSDLITLDLGHNFLTGTIPEMIGSLSMLGYLFLSYNNLEGEIPKHLCNLDLLRLIDLSHNNFSGQILPCLRCTGGSGVIDPETDDDRQPLDFTIKWSTYSYQGKILSMFSGIDLSHNKLSGEIPPEIGALSGIQVLNLSHNNLTGPIPPTFSNLSEIESLDLSYNNLDGKIPPQLIQLTSLAVFSVANNNLSGSTPKRVAQFATFDESSYEGNPFLCGLPLSMSCSAAISPSPSPRVSTVDEAESGFIDMDVFYVSFVVAYIIILLTIAAVLWINPYWRQAWFYFIEVSFTKCQYFLEDNVYVLFKFRV; from the exons ATGGGTCTAAACCAGTTGTGGGTGTCTGTGGTGATGCTTTTATTTTTACAAGGGGCAAGGTGGTGTGATTGTTGTTGGGAGGATGAGAGAATTGCTCTGCTCAAGCTTAAAGCTTACTTCAATTATCCTAATGGCAATGCCATGTCTTCTTGGGAGAAAATTCCCAACTGTTGTTATTGGGAATATGTTGCGTGCAGCCCCATTACAAGGCGAGTAACATCACTTTATCCTTGGAGAGATGGGAGATTGGGAGATTGGTATCTCAATACCTCCTTTTTTCTTCCATTCAAAGAATTAAATGATCTTTCCTTGGAGCAAATTAACATTCTGGGTTGTGTTAAGAATGAAG GTTTTGAAAGATTATGGAGCCTTGGGAATTTGGAGTCTCTTGATTTAAGCTTCAACAAATTCAACAACAGCATCCTGCCATCTTTAAGTGGTCTTTCATCTTTAAAATCATTAACTCTAGACAACAATAGACTGAAAGGAAAAATTAATATTCAAG AATTGAATAATCTAACAAGCTTGAAGGAGTTGAATTTACAAGGCAATGAAATTGAAGGTTTAAAATCCTCTCATG GTTTGAGGAATCTGGAGCTCCTTGATCTGAGTTATAATCGCCTTAACAATAGCATGCTTTCATCTCTCAAGAGACTTTCATCTCTCAAATCTCTGAACCTAGAATATAATTTACTCGAAGGAAAACTTAACGTAGAAG AATTGGGTGCTTTGAGCAACTTAGAGGAGCTACATTTGAGCGGAAATCAGATCATCAAGTTTGAGGCCTTGAGAG GTCTAAGCAAGCtaagaaaattaattttgaacAACATGACCACAAACGAAAGAAGCCCTTCACTGCTTCATAGCTTGGGAGCATTTCCGTACCTCAAGACCCTCTATCTACAATACAATAATTTCCATGAAAAAATATTTGCTCAAG AGTCAGAGAATTTCACCAACTTGGAAGAGTTGTTCCTAGACTCATCTTCTTTGAATGAAGAGTCCCTTACAAGTCTTGGAGCATTGCCTTCTCTTAAACTTTTGTCGTTGGGTTCATTAAGAGACAACCTACCCCATCAAG GATTGCCTAGTTTCAAGAAGCTGGAACATTTACACTTGGATTTTTCTACCATTAAAAACAACGTCCTGCATACTATTTCAAAAATGATCTCTCTCAAGACTTTATCATTGGTGTATTGTGGACTCAGTGGCACCATACCAGCAACCCAAG GCATATGCGAGTTGAAACATCTCCAAATGCTTGATGTCAGCTATAATGATCTCAGTGGTACGTTGCCTTGGTGTCTAGCAAATCTTACATCCCTTCAACGATTGTATCTCATTTCTAATCATTTTACGGGAAAAATCTTTCCGGTCGGGGGTTTGACATCCATCCAAGAATTAAAACTTTCGGGCAATCACTTTCAAATACCGATTTCACTTAGTCCATTTTTCAACCATACAAGGCTCAAGCATTTGCAGGGCGAGGATAATGAAGTATATACAGAATTAGAGGTGCATAACTTGATCCCAAAATTCCAATTAGAGACTCTTGTTTTACCTTGTCTTGGCTATGGCGGAGCATTTCCCAAGTTTCTCTACCATCAGCATAACTTACGAGTTGTTGATCTCTCACATATTAAAATGAAGGGGGGCTTTCCATTTTGGTTGTTGGATAATAACACAAACCTAGAAGAGCTTTCTTTAGCCAATAATTCTCTTTCAGGGCCTCTCCAGCTGCCAAGTCATCTTCATATGCGTTTGTCAAACTTAGACATCTCCAATAATGGCTTCCATGGGCACATTCCAATGGCAATTGGAGCATCTTTCCCAATGTTACTAAATTTGAAAATGTCTAGAAATGGTTTTAGCGGTAGCATTCCCTCATCACTTAGTAATATTAGCTTCTTAGAAGTTTTGCAATTGGATGGAAATCGGTTTTCAGGATGTATCCCTGATAACTTATATAAGTGCTCTTATTTGGAGATGTTGGATGTTAGTGATAACCATCTATCTTGTAGGATCCCGGGATCAATGAGTAATGTGTCTTCTCTCAAAGTTTTAGACCTTTCAAGGAACAATATTTTTGGAAGTCTACCATCATACATTAACCCTTCTAGCTTGGTACTTGTTTACTTATCTTATAATAGGCTACAAGGGTCAATAAAAAATGCATTTTATGGTTGCTCTGATTTAATAACATTAGATCTTGGCCATAATTTTTTGACCGGGACCATTCCAGAAATGATTGGTAGTCTTTCTATGTTGGGCTATCTTTTCTTGAGTTATAATAACCTTGAAGGTGAAATTCCAAAGCATTTGTGCAATTTGGACCTATTAAGGTTGATTGATTTATCTCATAATAATTTTTCTGGTCAAATCCTTCCTTGCCTAAGATGTACTGGGGGTTCTGGTGTTATAGATCCAGAAACTGATGATGACCGACAACCTTTAGATTTTACAATAAAATGGAGTACATATTCTTACCAGGGAAAAATTCTCAGTATGTTTTCTGGAATAGATCTTTCGCACAACAAACTGAGTGGAGAAATTCCTCCTGAAATTGGAGCACTTAGCGGGATTCAAGTGTTGAACCTTTCCCACAACAATTTGACAGGACCAATTCCACCAACATTCTCAAACCTAAGTGAAATTGAAAGCTTGGATCTATCTTACAACAACTTGGATGGGAAAATTCCTCCTCAGCTTATACAACTAACTTCTCTAGCTGTCTTTAGTGTAGCAAATAATAACTTATCTGGATCAACACCTAAGAGAGTTGCACAATTTGCAACTTTTGATGAGAGTAGTTATGAGGGAAATCCTTTCCTTTGTGGACTGCCACTTTCAATGAGTTGCAGTGCAGCAATATCACCATCACCATCGCCGAGAGTTTCAACTGTTGATGAAGCGGAGAGTGGCTTCATAGACATGGATGTTTTCTACGTGAGCTTTGTGGTGGCTTACATCATAATATTGTTGACAATAGCTGCAGTTTTGTGGATAAACCCATATTGGCGACAAGCATGGTTTTACTTTATTGAGGTGAGCTTCACCAAATGCCAATATTTTCTGGAAGACAATGTTTATGTGCTTTTCAAGTTCAGGGTGTGA
- the LOC110660278 gene encoding cuscuta receptor 1 isoform X2, protein MGLNQLWVSVVMLLFLQGARWCDCCWEDERIALLKLKAYFNYPNGNAMSSWEKIPNCCYWEYVACSPITRRVTSLYPWRDGRLGDWYLNTSFFLPFKELNDLSLEQINILGCVKNEGFERLWSLGNLESLDLSFNKFNNSILPSLSGLSSLKSLTLDNNRLKGKINIQGEFHFLPSFSKVKSYSSKHLCISFYHCFCVELNNLTSLKELNLQGNEIEGLKSSHGLRNLELLDLSYNRLNNSMLSSLKRLSSLKSLNLEYNLLEGKLNVEELGALSNLEELHLSGNQIIKFEALRGLSKLRKLILNNMTTNERSPSLLHSLGAFPYLKTLYLQYNNFHEKIFAQESENFTNLEELFLDSSSLNEESLTSLGALPSLKLLSLGSLRDNLPHQGLPSFKKLEHLHLDFSTIKNNVLHTISKMISLKTLSLVYCGLSGTIPATQGICELKHLQMLDVSYNDLSGTLPWCLANLTSLQRLYLISNHFTGKIFPVGGLTSIQELKLSGNHFQIPISLSPFFNHTRLKHLQGEDNEVYTELEVHNLIPKFQLETLVLPCLGYGGAFPKFLYHQHNLRVVDLSHIKMKGGFPFWLLDNNTNLEELSLANNSLSGPLQLPSHLHMRLSNLDISNNGFHGHIPMAIGASFPMLLNLKMSRNGFSGSIPSSLSNISFLEVLQLDGNRFSGCIPDNLYKCSYLEMLDVSDNHLSCRIPGSMSNVSSLKVLDLSRNNIFGSLPSYINPSSLVLVYLSYNRLQGSIKNAFYGCSDLITLDLGHNFLTGTIPEMIGSLSMLGYLFLSYNNLEGEIPKHLCNLDLLRLIDLSHNNFSGQILPCLRCTGGSGVIDPETDDDRQPLDFTIKWSTYSYQGKILSMFSGIDLSHNKLSGEIPPEIGALSGIQVLNLSHNNLTGPIPPTFSNLSEIESLDLSYNNLDGKIPPQLIQLTSLAVFSVANNNLSGSTPKRVAQFATFDESSYEGNPFLCGLPLSMSCSAAISPSPSPRVSTVDEAESGFIDMDVFYVSFVVAYIIILLTIAAVLWINPYWRQAWFYFIEVSFTKCQYFLEDNVYVLFKFRV, encoded by the exons ATGGGTCTAAACCAGTTGTGGGTGTCTGTGGTGATGCTTTTATTTTTACAAGGGGCAAGGTGGTGTGATTGTTGTTGGGAGGATGAGAGAATTGCTCTGCTCAAGCTTAAAGCTTACTTCAATTATCCTAATGGCAATGCCATGTCTTCTTGGGAGAAAATTCCCAACTGTTGTTATTGGGAATATGTTGCGTGCAGCCCCATTACAAGGCGAGTAACATCACTTTATCCTTGGAGAGATGGGAGATTGGGAGATTGGTATCTCAATACCTCCTTTTTTCTTCCATTCAAAGAATTAAATGATCTTTCCTTGGAGCAAATTAACATTCTGGGTTGTGTTAAGAATGAAG GTTTTGAAAGATTATGGAGCCTTGGGAATTTGGAGTCTCTTGATTTAAGCTTCAACAAATTCAACAACAGCATCCTGCCATCTTTAAGTGGTCTTTCATCTTTAAAATCATTAACTCTAGACAACAATAGACTGAAAGGAAAAATTAATATTCAAGGCGAGTTCCACTTCCTCCCATCCTTCTCTAAAGTGAAATCATATTCTTCAAAACATTTATGTATTTCATTTTATCATTGCTTTTGTGTAGAATTGAATAATCTAACAAGCTTGAAGGAGTTGAATTTACAAGGCAATGAAATTGAAGGTTTAAAATCCTCTCATG GTTTGAGGAATCTGGAGCTCCTTGATCTGAGTTATAATCGCCTTAACAATAGCATGCTTTCATCTCTCAAGAGACTTTCATCTCTCAAATCTCTGAACCTAGAATATAATTTACTCGAAGGAAAACTTAACGTAGAAG AATTGGGTGCTTTGAGCAACTTAGAGGAGCTACATTTGAGCGGAAATCAGATCATCAAGTTTGAGGCCTTGAGAG GTCTAAGCAAGCtaagaaaattaattttgaacAACATGACCACAAACGAAAGAAGCCCTTCACTGCTTCATAGCTTGGGAGCATTTCCGTACCTCAAGACCCTCTATCTACAATACAATAATTTCCATGAAAAAATATTTGCTCAAG AGTCAGAGAATTTCACCAACTTGGAAGAGTTGTTCCTAGACTCATCTTCTTTGAATGAAGAGTCCCTTACAAGTCTTGGAGCATTGCCTTCTCTTAAACTTTTGTCGTTGGGTTCATTAAGAGACAACCTACCCCATCAAG GATTGCCTAGTTTCAAGAAGCTGGAACATTTACACTTGGATTTTTCTACCATTAAAAACAACGTCCTGCATACTATTTCAAAAATGATCTCTCTCAAGACTTTATCATTGGTGTATTGTGGACTCAGTGGCACCATACCAGCAACCCAAG GCATATGCGAGTTGAAACATCTCCAAATGCTTGATGTCAGCTATAATGATCTCAGTGGTACGTTGCCTTGGTGTCTAGCAAATCTTACATCCCTTCAACGATTGTATCTCATTTCTAATCATTTTACGGGAAAAATCTTTCCGGTCGGGGGTTTGACATCCATCCAAGAATTAAAACTTTCGGGCAATCACTTTCAAATACCGATTTCACTTAGTCCATTTTTCAACCATACAAGGCTCAAGCATTTGCAGGGCGAGGATAATGAAGTATATACAGAATTAGAGGTGCATAACTTGATCCCAAAATTCCAATTAGAGACTCTTGTTTTACCTTGTCTTGGCTATGGCGGAGCATTTCCCAAGTTTCTCTACCATCAGCATAACTTACGAGTTGTTGATCTCTCACATATTAAAATGAAGGGGGGCTTTCCATTTTGGTTGTTGGATAATAACACAAACCTAGAAGAGCTTTCTTTAGCCAATAATTCTCTTTCAGGGCCTCTCCAGCTGCCAAGTCATCTTCATATGCGTTTGTCAAACTTAGACATCTCCAATAATGGCTTCCATGGGCACATTCCAATGGCAATTGGAGCATCTTTCCCAATGTTACTAAATTTGAAAATGTCTAGAAATGGTTTTAGCGGTAGCATTCCCTCATCACTTAGTAATATTAGCTTCTTAGAAGTTTTGCAATTGGATGGAAATCGGTTTTCAGGATGTATCCCTGATAACTTATATAAGTGCTCTTATTTGGAGATGTTGGATGTTAGTGATAACCATCTATCTTGTAGGATCCCGGGATCAATGAGTAATGTGTCTTCTCTCAAAGTTTTAGACCTTTCAAGGAACAATATTTTTGGAAGTCTACCATCATACATTAACCCTTCTAGCTTGGTACTTGTTTACTTATCTTATAATAGGCTACAAGGGTCAATAAAAAATGCATTTTATGGTTGCTCTGATTTAATAACATTAGATCTTGGCCATAATTTTTTGACCGGGACCATTCCAGAAATGATTGGTAGTCTTTCTATGTTGGGCTATCTTTTCTTGAGTTATAATAACCTTGAAGGTGAAATTCCAAAGCATTTGTGCAATTTGGACCTATTAAGGTTGATTGATTTATCTCATAATAATTTTTCTGGTCAAATCCTTCCTTGCCTAAGATGTACTGGGGGTTCTGGTGTTATAGATCCAGAAACTGATGATGACCGACAACCTTTAGATTTTACAATAAAATGGAGTACATATTCTTACCAGGGAAAAATTCTCAGTATGTTTTCTGGAATAGATCTTTCGCACAACAAACTGAGTGGAGAAATTCCTCCTGAAATTGGAGCACTTAGCGGGATTCAAGTGTTGAACCTTTCCCACAACAATTTGACAGGACCAATTCCACCAACATTCTCAAACCTAAGTGAAATTGAAAGCTTGGATCTATCTTACAACAACTTGGATGGGAAAATTCCTCCTCAGCTTATACAACTAACTTCTCTAGCTGTCTTTAGTGTAGCAAATAATAACTTATCTGGATCAACACCTAAGAGAGTTGCACAATTTGCAACTTTTGATGAGAGTAGTTATGAGGGAAATCCTTTCCTTTGTGGACTGCCACTTTCAATGAGTTGCAGTGCAGCAATATCACCATCACCATCGCCGAGAGTTTCAACTGTTGATGAAGCGGAGAGTGGCTTCATAGACATGGATGTTTTCTACGTGAGCTTTGTGGTGGCTTACATCATAATATTGTTGACAATAGCTGCAGTTTTGTGGATAAACCCATATTGGCGACAAGCATGGTTTTACTTTATTGAGGTGAGCTTCACCAAATGCCAATATTTTCTGGAAGACAATGTTTATGTGCTTTTCAAGTTCAGGGTGTGA
- the LOC110660278 gene encoding cuscuta receptor 1 isoform X1: MGLNQLWVSVVMLLFLQGARWCDCCWEDERIALLKLKAYFNYPNGNAMSSWEKIPNCCYWEYVACSPITRRVTSLYPWRDGRLGDWYLNTSFFLPFKELNDLSLEQINILGCVKNEGFERLWSLGNLESLDLSFNKFNNSILPSLSGLSSLKSLTLDNNRLKGKINIQGEFHFLPSFSKVKSYSSKHLCISFYHCFCVELNNLTSLKELNLQGNEIEGLKSSHGLRNLELLDLSYNRLNNSMLSSLKRLSSLKSLNLEYNLLEGKLNVEELGALSNLEELHLSGNQIIKFEALRGLSKLRKLILNNMTTNERSPSLLHSLGAFPYLKTLYLQYNNFHEKIFAQVESENFTNLEELFLDSSSLNEESLTSLGALPSLKLLSLGSLRDNLPHQGLPSFKKLEHLHLDFSTIKNNVLHTISKMISLKTLSLVYCGLSGTIPATQGICELKHLQMLDVSYNDLSGTLPWCLANLTSLQRLYLISNHFTGKIFPVGGLTSIQELKLSGNHFQIPISLSPFFNHTRLKHLQGEDNEVYTELEVHNLIPKFQLETLVLPCLGYGGAFPKFLYHQHNLRVVDLSHIKMKGGFPFWLLDNNTNLEELSLANNSLSGPLQLPSHLHMRLSNLDISNNGFHGHIPMAIGASFPMLLNLKMSRNGFSGSIPSSLSNISFLEVLQLDGNRFSGCIPDNLYKCSYLEMLDVSDNHLSCRIPGSMSNVSSLKVLDLSRNNIFGSLPSYINPSSLVLVYLSYNRLQGSIKNAFYGCSDLITLDLGHNFLTGTIPEMIGSLSMLGYLFLSYNNLEGEIPKHLCNLDLLRLIDLSHNNFSGQILPCLRCTGGSGVIDPETDDDRQPLDFTIKWSTYSYQGKILSMFSGIDLSHNKLSGEIPPEIGALSGIQVLNLSHNNLTGPIPPTFSNLSEIESLDLSYNNLDGKIPPQLIQLTSLAVFSVANNNLSGSTPKRVAQFATFDESSYEGNPFLCGLPLSMSCSAAISPSPSPRVSTVDEAESGFIDMDVFYVSFVVAYIIILLTIAAVLWINPYWRQAWFYFIEVSFTKCQYFLEDNVYVLFKFRV; the protein is encoded by the exons ATGGGTCTAAACCAGTTGTGGGTGTCTGTGGTGATGCTTTTATTTTTACAAGGGGCAAGGTGGTGTGATTGTTGTTGGGAGGATGAGAGAATTGCTCTGCTCAAGCTTAAAGCTTACTTCAATTATCCTAATGGCAATGCCATGTCTTCTTGGGAGAAAATTCCCAACTGTTGTTATTGGGAATATGTTGCGTGCAGCCCCATTACAAGGCGAGTAACATCACTTTATCCTTGGAGAGATGGGAGATTGGGAGATTGGTATCTCAATACCTCCTTTTTTCTTCCATTCAAAGAATTAAATGATCTTTCCTTGGAGCAAATTAACATTCTGGGTTGTGTTAAGAATGAAG GTTTTGAAAGATTATGGAGCCTTGGGAATTTGGAGTCTCTTGATTTAAGCTTCAACAAATTCAACAACAGCATCCTGCCATCTTTAAGTGGTCTTTCATCTTTAAAATCATTAACTCTAGACAACAATAGACTGAAAGGAAAAATTAATATTCAAGGCGAGTTCCACTTCCTCCCATCCTTCTCTAAAGTGAAATCATATTCTTCAAAACATTTATGTATTTCATTTTATCATTGCTTTTGTGTAGAATTGAATAATCTAACAAGCTTGAAGGAGTTGAATTTACAAGGCAATGAAATTGAAGGTTTAAAATCCTCTCATG GTTTGAGGAATCTGGAGCTCCTTGATCTGAGTTATAATCGCCTTAACAATAGCATGCTTTCATCTCTCAAGAGACTTTCATCTCTCAAATCTCTGAACCTAGAATATAATTTACTCGAAGGAAAACTTAACGTAGAAG AATTGGGTGCTTTGAGCAACTTAGAGGAGCTACATTTGAGCGGAAATCAGATCATCAAGTTTGAGGCCTTGAGAG GTCTAAGCAAGCtaagaaaattaattttgaacAACATGACCACAAACGAAAGAAGCCCTTCACTGCTTCATAGCTTGGGAGCATTTCCGTACCTCAAGACCCTCTATCTACAATACAATAATTTCCATGAAAAAATATTTGCTCAAG TAGAGTCAGAGAATTTCACCAACTTGGAAGAGTTGTTCCTAGACTCATCTTCTTTGAATGAAGAGTCCCTTACAAGTCTTGGAGCATTGCCTTCTCTTAAACTTTTGTCGTTGGGTTCATTAAGAGACAACCTACCCCATCAAG GATTGCCTAGTTTCAAGAAGCTGGAACATTTACACTTGGATTTTTCTACCATTAAAAACAACGTCCTGCATACTATTTCAAAAATGATCTCTCTCAAGACTTTATCATTGGTGTATTGTGGACTCAGTGGCACCATACCAGCAACCCAAG GCATATGCGAGTTGAAACATCTCCAAATGCTTGATGTCAGCTATAATGATCTCAGTGGTACGTTGCCTTGGTGTCTAGCAAATCTTACATCCCTTCAACGATTGTATCTCATTTCTAATCATTTTACGGGAAAAATCTTTCCGGTCGGGGGTTTGACATCCATCCAAGAATTAAAACTTTCGGGCAATCACTTTCAAATACCGATTTCACTTAGTCCATTTTTCAACCATACAAGGCTCAAGCATTTGCAGGGCGAGGATAATGAAGTATATACAGAATTAGAGGTGCATAACTTGATCCCAAAATTCCAATTAGAGACTCTTGTTTTACCTTGTCTTGGCTATGGCGGAGCATTTCCCAAGTTTCTCTACCATCAGCATAACTTACGAGTTGTTGATCTCTCACATATTAAAATGAAGGGGGGCTTTCCATTTTGGTTGTTGGATAATAACACAAACCTAGAAGAGCTTTCTTTAGCCAATAATTCTCTTTCAGGGCCTCTCCAGCTGCCAAGTCATCTTCATATGCGTTTGTCAAACTTAGACATCTCCAATAATGGCTTCCATGGGCACATTCCAATGGCAATTGGAGCATCTTTCCCAATGTTACTAAATTTGAAAATGTCTAGAAATGGTTTTAGCGGTAGCATTCCCTCATCACTTAGTAATATTAGCTTCTTAGAAGTTTTGCAATTGGATGGAAATCGGTTTTCAGGATGTATCCCTGATAACTTATATAAGTGCTCTTATTTGGAGATGTTGGATGTTAGTGATAACCATCTATCTTGTAGGATCCCGGGATCAATGAGTAATGTGTCTTCTCTCAAAGTTTTAGACCTTTCAAGGAACAATATTTTTGGAAGTCTACCATCATACATTAACCCTTCTAGCTTGGTACTTGTTTACTTATCTTATAATAGGCTACAAGGGTCAATAAAAAATGCATTTTATGGTTGCTCTGATTTAATAACATTAGATCTTGGCCATAATTTTTTGACCGGGACCATTCCAGAAATGATTGGTAGTCTTTCTATGTTGGGCTATCTTTTCTTGAGTTATAATAACCTTGAAGGTGAAATTCCAAAGCATTTGTGCAATTTGGACCTATTAAGGTTGATTGATTTATCTCATAATAATTTTTCTGGTCAAATCCTTCCTTGCCTAAGATGTACTGGGGGTTCTGGTGTTATAGATCCAGAAACTGATGATGACCGACAACCTTTAGATTTTACAATAAAATGGAGTACATATTCTTACCAGGGAAAAATTCTCAGTATGTTTTCTGGAATAGATCTTTCGCACAACAAACTGAGTGGAGAAATTCCTCCTGAAATTGGAGCACTTAGCGGGATTCAAGTGTTGAACCTTTCCCACAACAATTTGACAGGACCAATTCCACCAACATTCTCAAACCTAAGTGAAATTGAAAGCTTGGATCTATCTTACAACAACTTGGATGGGAAAATTCCTCCTCAGCTTATACAACTAACTTCTCTAGCTGTCTTTAGTGTAGCAAATAATAACTTATCTGGATCAACACCTAAGAGAGTTGCACAATTTGCAACTTTTGATGAGAGTAGTTATGAGGGAAATCCTTTCCTTTGTGGACTGCCACTTTCAATGAGTTGCAGTGCAGCAATATCACCATCACCATCGCCGAGAGTTTCAACTGTTGATGAAGCGGAGAGTGGCTTCATAGACATGGATGTTTTCTACGTGAGCTTTGTGGTGGCTTACATCATAATATTGTTGACAATAGCTGCAGTTTTGTGGATAAACCCATATTGGCGACAAGCATGGTTTTACTTTATTGAGGTGAGCTTCACCAAATGCCAATATTTTCTGGAAGACAATGTTTATGTGCTTTTCAAGTTCAGGGTGTGA